A window of the Buchnera aphidicola str. Sg (Schizaphis graminum) genome harbors these coding sequences:
- a CDS encoding Mur ligase domain-containing protein, translating into MNINKIKKNNFFKEKKILKIHLIGIAGSGMSGIALILFNLGYKISGSDLLENFMTKKLKNMGINIYFQHSEENIKYADFIIISSAIPSDNPEIKAAKKKIFLYY; encoded by the coding sequence ATGAACATAAATAAGATAAAAAAAAATAATTTTTTTAAAGAAAAAAAAATTCTAAAAATTCATCTGATTGGAATTGCTGGATCAGGAATGAGTGGAATTGCTTTAATTTTATTCAATTTAGGATATAAAATCAGTGGTTCGGATTTATTAGAAAACTTTATGACAAAAAAATTAAAAAATATGGGAATAAATATTTATTTTCAACATTCTGAAGAAAATATTAAATATGCTGATTTTATTATTATATCTAGTGCGATTCCTTCTGATAATCCCGAAATTAAAGCAGCTAAAAAAAAAATATTCCTATATTATTAA
- the ftsW gene encoding cell division protein FtsW, with product MNVFFKKKNYIVLYDRVLVWLTLGLCITGLVMVTSSSIPIGQILYHDPFFFVKREIFYFFLIFLLSFILLRIPMSFWEKNSNLILIISIFLLTIVLLIGKSVHGSYRWINIGILHIQPAEICKISSFFYISNYLSRKTNEVRNNFWGFLKPITIIIIQSVLLLAEPDLGTVIVLFLTTLSVLFLSGVKIKQFFIIIFFVTLIITALVLFEPYRIKRILSFWNPWKDPFGNGYQLTQSLIALGRGHFFGQGLGNSIQKLNYLPEAHSDFIFSIIGEELGYIGCFLILLMIFFISFRAMYIGQQSFEKKQVFSGFLACSIGLWFSFQTLINIGAVTGILPTKGLTLPLISYGGSSLIVNLMAICILLRIDFEIRLSEHQAFPKGI from the coding sequence ATTAATGTTTTTTTTAAAAAAAAAAACTATATTGTATTATACGATCGTGTATTAGTATGGTTAACTTTAGGTTTATGTATAACAGGATTAGTGATGGTAACTTCTTCATCGATCCCTATAGGTCAAATTTTATATCACGATCCCTTTTTTTTTGTGAAAAGGGAAATATTTTATTTTTTTTTAATATTTTTATTATCTTTTATTCTTTTACGTATACCTATGTCATTTTGGGAAAAAAATAGTAATTTAATATTAATTATTTCAATTTTTTTGCTTACAATTGTATTATTAATAGGAAAATCAGTACATGGATCATATCGATGGATAAATATAGGTATATTACATATACAACCTGCTGAAATATGTAAAATATCTTCATTTTTCTATATATCTAATTATTTATCGAGAAAAACAAATGAAGTACGTAATAATTTTTGGGGTTTTTTAAAACCTATAACAATTATAATAATACAATCAGTTCTTCTATTAGCAGAACCGGATTTAGGAACAGTTATTGTTTTATTTCTAACTACTTTATCAGTTTTATTTCTTTCTGGAGTAAAAATAAAACAATTTTTTATAATTATTTTTTTTGTGACTTTAATTATTACTGCTTTAGTTTTATTTGAACCATATCGTATTAAAAGAATCTTATCGTTTTGGAATCCTTGGAAAGATCCATTTGGTAATGGGTATCAACTAACACAATCTTTAATAGCTTTAGGACGTGGTCATTTTTTCGGACAAGGTCTAGGTAATTCAATACAAAAATTAAATTATTTACCAGAAGCTCATAGTGACTTTATATTTTCTATAATAGGTGAAGAATTAGGCTATATAGGCTGTTTTTTAATATTACTAATGATTTTTTTTATTTCTTTTCGAGCTATGTATATTGGACAACAATCTTTTGAAAAAAAACAAGTTTTTTCAGGATTTTTAGCTTGTTCAATTGGTTTATGGTTTAGTTTTCAAACACTTATAAATATTGGAGCTGTAACTGGTATACTACCTACTAAAGGTTTAACGTTACCATTAATCAGCTATGGCGGTTCAAGTTTAATTGTTAATTTAATGGCTATTTGTATATTATTAAGAATTGATTTTGAAATACGATTAAGCGAACATCAAGCTTTTCCTAAAGGCATTTAA
- the murC gene encoding UDP-N-acetylmuramate--L-alanine ligase: MLQIFMQFKFGIAVSGTHGKTTTTSMIFDILNQNKLDPTVINGGLIKSINSHAKLGFSKYFIAEADESDGSFLCLNPTTAIITNIEPDHIDNYNGEFKLLKKTFLDFLNKIPSYGIAILCTDNKAILNILPKIKCKVITYGFNKSAEFRITSYKQSDFISNFTLIRKKQLNNLEIILNLPGEHNALNATAAIAFATYQKIPDEKIYQSLKNFKGTSRRFEYVGKLFIKKKSIQNKSVMLINDYGHHPTELSETIKTIRKSWPKKNLIMIFQPHRYTRTRNLYFDFIKILSQVDSLLILNVYSANESFISGADSFSLYSDIKKIKKNVILVTNRNLILNYLLPHLNGNDIILIQGAGDIDTIINKIFILKNKKVII; encoded by the coding sequence ATGCTTCAAATATTCATGCAATTTAAATTTGGAATAGCAGTTTCAGGGACACATGGAAAAACTACAACTACTTCAATGATTTTTGATATATTAAATCAAAATAAATTAGATCCTACAGTTATTAATGGAGGTTTGATAAAATCAATTAATTCTCATGCAAAACTTGGGTTTTCTAAATATTTTATTGCAGAAGCAGATGAAAGTGATGGTTCTTTTCTTTGTTTAAATCCAACAACAGCTATTATAACTAATATAGAACCTGATCATATAGATAATTATAATGGTGAATTTAAACTATTAAAAAAAACATTTTTAGATTTCTTAAATAAAATTCCATCATACGGTATTGCTATACTATGTACAGACAACAAAGCCATTCTTAATATTTTACCGAAAATAAAATGCAAAGTTATTACATATGGATTTAATAAAAGTGCAGAATTTCGTATTACATCTTATAAACAATCTGATTTTATAAGTAATTTTACATTAATTAGAAAAAAACAATTAAATAATTTAGAAATTATCTTAAATTTACCCGGTGAACATAACGCATTAAATGCTACAGCTGCTATTGCTTTTGCAACATATCAAAAAATACCTGATGAAAAAATTTATCAATCGTTAAAAAATTTTAAAGGCACTTCAAGACGATTTGAATATGTTGGAAAATTATTTATAAAAAAAAAATCTATTCAAAATAAAAGTGTTATGTTAATAAATGATTATGGACATCATCCTACTGAATTATCTGAAACTATTAAAACAATACGAAAAAGCTGGCCTAAAAAAAATTTAATAATGATATTTCAACCTCATCGATATACAAGAACCCGAAATCTATATTTCGATTTTATTAAAATTTTATCTCAAGTAGACTCTTTATTAATACTAAATGTATATTCTGCAAACGAATCATTTATTTCAGGAGCAGATAGTTTTTCACTTTATAGTGACATAAAGAAAATAAAAAAAAATGTAATCTTAGTAACTAATCGCAATTTAATATTAAATTATCTTCTGCCTCATTTAAACGGAAATGATATTATTTTAATACAAGGTGCGGGAGATATAGATACTATAATAAATAAAATTTTTATCTTAAAAAATAAAAAAGTGATAATATGA
- a CDS encoding D-alanine--D-alanine ligase, which translates to MKKKIAVLLGGNSSERKISIKSGYAILQSLLRSGFNAYAIDTRDFPIMQLKKQGFDSAYIALHGTGGEDGSIQGILEYLNIPYTGSGIMSSAISLDKWRTKLLWKSLSLRVLPDIYLQKKDISKYTYSYILKKILKLKFPVVIKPNNAGSSIGITIVNHPDLLIDSINLAFNYSNNIIIEKFLKGTEYTVSILNKKVLPPIKIITKNNFYDYSSKYIESSTEYICPSGLNYQKEEELKKIVEIAWNSLGCKGCGRIDAILDNKDKFWLLEINTIPGMTHRSLVPMAAKSIGISFDELILKILKINK; encoded by the coding sequence ATGAAAAAAAAAATAGCAGTATTATTAGGAGGAAATTCTTCTGAAAGAAAAATTTCAATTAAATCAGGATATGCAATTCTTCAAAGTTTATTAAGATCTGGATTTAACGCATATGCAATTGATACTCGTGATTTTCCTATTATGCAACTAAAAAAACAAGGTTTTGACAGTGCTTATATTGCACTGCATGGAACAGGAGGTGAAGATGGTAGTATTCAAGGAATTCTTGAATATTTAAATATTCCTTATACAGGTAGTGGAATCATGTCCTCTGCAATTTCTTTAGATAAATGGAGAACTAAATTATTGTGGAAATCTTTATCGCTGCGAGTATTACCAGATATATATCTACAAAAAAAAGATATTTCAAAATATACGTATTCTTATATTTTAAAAAAAATTTTAAAATTAAAATTTCCCGTTGTAATAAAACCAAATAATGCTGGTTCTAGTATAGGAATCACAATAGTTAATCATCCAGATCTATTAATTGACTCTATTAATCTCGCATTCAATTATAGTAATAATATAATTATTGAAAAATTTTTAAAAGGAACGGAATACACAGTATCAATTCTTAATAAAAAAGTATTACCTCCGATAAAAATTATTACAAAAAATAATTTTTACGATTATAGTTCTAAATATATAGAATCTTCGACTGAATATATATGTCCAAGTGGATTAAATTATCAAAAAGAAGAAGAGTTAAAAAAAATTGTAGAAATAGCTTGGAATTCTTTAGGATGTAAAGGTTGCGGAAGAATCGATGCAATATTAGATAATAAAGATAAATTTTGGTTGTTAGAAATAAACACTATTCCTGGCATGACTCATCGAAGTTTAGTTCCAATGGCAGCTAAAAGTATAGGAATATCATTTGATGAACTGATATTAAAAATTTTGAAAATAAATAAATAA
- the murG gene encoding undecaprenyldiphospho-muramoylpentapeptide beta-N-acetylglucosaminyltransferase yields the protein MNSKRIIILAGGSGGHVFPGLTIAKHLIKKGWDINWIGTKNKIESEIIPKCNIKIHFIKIQGLRNSSLKNLIMTPINVLNSYLQVRKIIKNWIPDIILGMGGYVSGPGGLAAWSCKIPFILHEQNKIAGITNKLLSKISTKNMQAFSGTLLNAEIVGNPIRKNIIDIPPPIKRFKNRKGPLRILIIGGSQGASIFNKILPKISFFLQEKAIIWHQSGNNDLQKTRKKYKKYSTYKHIVSSFIKNIAEAYEWADIIISRSGALTVSEITVVGLGAIFIPYPHKDKQQYLNAEDLENNGAAKIIEQSMFTAELIIKILNSLNREKLFIMAKKAYSLGIRNSTSKISKIIHDVSNKI from the coding sequence ATGAATTCTAAAAGAATAATAATTTTAGCAGGCGGTAGCGGAGGACATGTTTTTCCAGGTCTTACTATTGCGAAACACTTAATTAAAAAGGGATGGGATATTAATTGGATAGGTACAAAGAATAAAATAGAATCTGAAATTATTCCAAAATGTAATATTAAAATTCATTTTATAAAAATTCAAGGACTACGTAATAGTAGCTTAAAAAATTTGATTATGACTCCAATCAATGTATTAAATTCTTATCTTCAAGTGAGGAAGATAATAAAAAATTGGATACCGGATATTATTTTAGGAATGGGAGGATACGTATCAGGTCCTGGCGGATTAGCAGCATGGAGCTGTAAAATTCCTTTTATTTTACATGAACAAAACAAAATTGCAGGGATAACAAACAAATTACTTTCTAAAATTTCTACAAAAAATATGCAGGCTTTTTCTGGAACTTTATTAAATGCAGAAATAGTCGGAAATCCTATTCGTAAAAATATTATAGATATACCACCTCCAATTAAACGTTTCAAAAACAGAAAAGGTCCATTAAGAATTTTAATTATTGGAGGAAGTCAAGGTGCTTCTATTTTCAATAAAATCCTTCCAAAAATATCATTTTTTTTACAAGAAAAAGCTATTATTTGGCATCAATCAGGTAATAATGATTTACAAAAAACTAGAAAAAAATACAAAAAATATAGTACGTATAAACATATAGTCAGCTCTTTTATAAAAAATATAGCAGAAGCATATGAATGGGCAGATATAATTATATCTCGATCCGGTGCTTTAACAGTAAGTGAAATTACTGTAGTAGGATTAGGTGCAATATTCATACCTTATCCTCATAAAGATAAGCAACAATATTTAAATGCAGAAGATCTAGAAAATAACGGTGCTGCGAAAATTATTGAACAATCAATGTTTACTGCAGAATTAATTATAAAAATATTAAATTCTCTAAACAGAGAAAAACTGTTTATAATGGCTAAAAAAGCTTATTCTCTTGGAATTAGAAATTCTACATCAAAAATTTCCAAAATTATTCACGATGTTAGCAATAAAATATAA